A genomic window from Prunus persica cultivar Lovell chromosome G2, Prunus_persica_NCBIv2, whole genome shotgun sequence includes:
- the LOC18769647 gene encoding TMV resistance protein N — MALVRTTQGEASSSNSSRCSSHRCSSYHMFMSFRGEDTRKTFTDHLYTALVNARFCTFWDNNELERGEDIKPELQKAIQQSQSSVIVFSKDYALSRWCLDELVMILGCKRTYHDHVVLLVFYDVDPYKCQNPICFEKELFLKSQALYESKFIKKIVKVVGEKLSCTPLSVAPFMFGMQYEV, encoded by the exons ATGGCACTTGTAAGAACAACTCAAGGAGAGGCCTCCTCTTCCAATAGTTCGCGTTGTTCTTCTCATCGATGCAGTAGTTATCACATGTTCATGAGTTTCAGAGGTGAAGACACTCGCAAGACTTTTACTGACCACCTCTACACGGCCCTGGTAAATGCAAGGTTTTGTACGTTCTGGGACAACAATGAACTCGAAAGAGGAGAAGATATCAAGCCGGAGCTGCAAAAAGCAATCCAACAATCACAAAGTTCTGTCATTGTGTTTTCGAAAGATTACGCTTTGTCTAGATGGTGCCTTGATGAGCTTGTGATGATCCTTGGCTGCAAGAGGACTTATCATGATCATGTCGTTTTACTGGTCTTCTACGATGTGGATCCATACAAG tgTCAAAATCCCATTTGCTTTGAGAAGGAACTCTTCCTTAAGAGCCAAGCTTT GTACGAGTCAAAGTTTATCAAGAAAATTGTGAAAGTAGTTGGGGAGAAACTAAGTTGCACACCTTTAAGTGTTGCTCCCTTTATGTTTGGAATGCAGTATGAAGTCTAA
- the LOC18770148 gene encoding TMV resistance protein N, with amino-acid sequence MALVRAAQQTSSSNARRHCLYHVFLSFRGEDTRKTFTDHLYTALVNARFHTFRDDDELERGEEIKPELEKAIKNSRSSVIVFSKDYASSRWCLDELVVILEHKRTSDDHVVLPVFYDVDPSHVRKQTGSLAKAFARHEKTQPLEKLKEWRDALAKVADLAGMVLQNQAHGYEAKFIKKIVKVIGEKLSRTPLNVDRNMIGMQYRVQNINLWLQHGSTDDVGILVIYGISGIGKTTIAKHVYNSNFQKFEGSSFLENIKEISQQPNGLVQIQTQLLYDILNGTEVKIHGVSQGITEIEKAISSKRVLLVLDDVDHVDQLNAVHLMKDRFCPGSKIIVTTRHRGLLEAHQFITEVHAVKTLDHIESLELLSWHAFGQDHPLEDYTEYSKKLVDHCGGLPLALKVLGSSLFGKSIYIWKSALKKLEDIPNGEIIRKLRVSYDSLQDDHDQKLFLHIACFFIGKDKDCIVTILDGCDFHTLVTIEYLIHRCLVTIDEHDKVQMHDLIRGMGREIVRLESEKLCKRSRVWRHRDSFEILTKKNGTRKIEGLVLDMHMLPTQSLINSNEEVIETNAFARMPELKLLHLSHVQLDGCYAEFCTGIRWMCWTKFSLDSIPFDFPLGSLIVLEMQYSGLRQICEGAKRLPLLKILDLSHSHSLTNTTDFSCCPNLEKLVLVDCESLIGVNESIGSLERLVYLSLRDCKNLKMLPKNIVMLKSLETLIVSGCTNLNQLSIEMLRNMALKVLGIDGIPLGEFWPGRSLSILSCLPCSLVDLSLEGCSLLDGVFPRDFSSLSSLRRLNLANNPICSLPNCIGGLEGLIDLSFSCCANLESLVGLPKVHHLDLGCCVSLKKITYKSSEFKSHITSGFDNHKLVEWEYNYKLEPIGRVDVDMINLLGLCNLESMAPIWIRKPYNSEIVAELSPVQGLYERGIFTTFFAGNEVPGQFIHKTKGSSLSFTVPSLDNHRIGGLKVFSVYTKRANDSPWALPGPMITRVTNKSKDIKLIYAPSHCGIPAEGEDMIWLSHWKLEEEVHVDVGDKLVVSVIMEPWLQVKEFGIQLVQPLQSTQHQTIAPYQQGVPGVYLLSRKNVPIQDPIWFSKILGDSDEEDRTDKEEEKVQDEQTIAAAMTAGNINSRGLLRGWKVLITAACFFLVLLISVALLYSLTERRDSLKAVDG; translated from the exons ATGGCACTGGTGAGAGCAGCTCAGCAAACCTCCTCTTCTAATGCTCGTCGACATTGTCTTTATCACGTGTTCCTGAGTTTCAGAGGCGAAGACACTCGCAAGACTTTCACTGACCACCTCTACACAGCCTTGGTCAACGCCCGATTTCACACTTTCCGAGACGACGATGAGCTtgagagaggagaagagattAAGCCCGAACTGGAGAAAGCAATCAAAAACTCTCGAAGTTCTGTTATTGTGTTTTCGAAAGACTATGCGTCGTCCAGATGGTGCCTCGACGAGCTTGTGGTGATCCTTGAACACAAGAGGACCTCAGATGACCATGTCGTTTTACCTGTTTTCTACGACGTGGATCCATCCCATGTAAGGAAGCAGACAGGAAGTCTTGCAAAGGCATTTGCTAGACACGAAAAAACTCAACCGCTGGAGAAGTTGAAGGAATGGAGGGATGCACTTGCAAAAGTTGCGGATCTGGCAGGGATGGTCTTGCAAAATCAAGCTCATGG GTACGAGGCAAAGTTTATCAAGAAAATAGTTAAGGTAATCGGAGAAAAACTGAGTCGCACACCCTTAAATGTTGACCGCAACATGATTGGAATGCAATATCGAGTGCAAAATATCAACTTATGGTTACAGCATGGATCAACTGATGATGTTGGCATACTTGTAATATATGGGATAAGTGGAATAGGGAAGACAACCATTGCAAAGCATGTTTATAACTCAAACTTCCAAAAATTTGAAGGAAGCAGCTTCCTTGAAAACATCAAAGAAATTTCACAGCAACCCAATGGCTTAGTTCAAATACAAACGCAACTTctttatgatattttgaatgggACAGAAGTGAAAATACACGGTGTTAGTCAAGGAATAACTGAGATTGAAAAAGCCATAAGTTCTAAACGGGTTCTCCTTGTTCTCGATGATGTAGATCATGTGGACCAATTAAATGCAGTACATCTGATGAAAGATCGATTTTGTCCAGGAAGTAAAATCATCGTAACAACTAGGCATCGAGGATTGTTAGAGGCTCATCAATTTATTACTGAGGTGCATGCTGTTAAAACTTTGGATCATATAGAATCTTTGGAGCTCTTAAGTTGGCATGCTTTTGGCCAGGACCATCCGCTTGAAGATTACACAGAGTATTCAAAAAAGCTAGTGGACCATTGCGGAGGACTTCCGTTAGCTCTTAAAGTTTTAGGGTCTTCTCTATTTGggaaaagtatatatatatggaaaagTGCACTGAAGAAGTTGGAAGATATTCCAAATGGTGAAATAATAAGGAAACTAAGAGTAAGCTACGACTCTTTGCAAGATGACCATGACCAAAAATTATTCCTCCACATTGCTTGTTTCTTTATTGGAAAGGACAAAGATTGCATTGTTACAATACTAGATGGATGTGATTTCCATACACTTGTCACTATTGAATATCTCATCCATAGGTGTTTGGTAACAATCGATGAACATGACAAGGTGCAGATGCATGACTTGATTCGTGGAATGGGAAGAGAAATTGTTCGTCTAGAATCAGAGAAGCTTTGCAAGCGTAGTAGAGTATGGCGTCATCGAGATTCCTTTGAAATCCTGACAAAAAAGAAT GGTAcaagaaaaattgaaggtCTTGTCCTGGACATGCATATGCTCCCCACACAGAGTCTCATAAACTCAAATGAGGAAGTCATTGAAACCAACGCATTTGCAAGGATGCCAGAACTGAAACTACTCCATCTTAGTCACGTACAACTCGACGGATGTTATGCAGAATTTTGTACAGGAATAAGATGGATGTGTTggacaaaattttctttggatTCTATACCCTTTGATTTTCCTTTGGGGAGCCTAATTGTTCTTGAAATGCAATACAGTGGCTTGAGACAAATCTGTGAAGGAGCTAAA CGTCTTCCGTtattgaagatccttgatctCAGCCACTCTCATAGCCTTACTAATACTACTGACTTCTCATGTTGCCCCAATCTTGAGAAATTGGTTCTTGTAGATTGTGAAAGCCTGATTGGTGTCAATGAATCCATTGGAAGCCTAGAGAGACTTGTTTACTTGAGTTTGAGGGACTGCAAAAATCTTAAGATGCTTCCTAAGAATATCGTAATGCTAAAGTCACTTGAAACACTTATTGTATCTGGTTGCACAAATCTTAATCAGTTATCAATTGAGATGTTGAGGAACATGGCTCTGAAAGTCCTTGGGATAGATGGAATACCATTAGGTGAATTCTGGCCGGGAAGAAGTTTATCTATCTTGAGTTGTTTACCATGCTCTTTAGTAGACTTAAGTCTTGAGGGGTGCAGTCTTTTAGATGGTGTCTTTCCTAGGGATTTTAGTAGTCTATCCTCATTGCGAAGACTAAATCTAGCGAACAATCCAATTTGTAGTCTACCAAATTGCATCGGAGGTTTAGAGGGGCTCATTGATCTCTCTTTTTCCTGCTGTGCAAATCTCGAATCGCTGGTGGGGTTACCAAAAGTACATCATCTGGATCTGGGGTGTTGtgtatcattaaaaaaaataacatataaatcctCTGAGTTCAAATCTCACATTACCAGTGGTTTTGACAACCACAAACTAGTTGAGTGGGAATATAACTACAAGTTAGAACCCATTGGAAGAGTTGATGTAGACATGATCAACCTTTTGGGCTTGTGCAACTTGGAATCCATGGCGCCAATTTGGATTCGAAAACCGTACAATTCTGAAATTGTTGCTGAATTGAGTCCTGTCCAG gGACTGTACGAGCGTGGTATATTCACCACATTTTTTGCTGGGAATGAGGTTCCAGGCCAATTCATCCATAAAACTAAAGGGTCCTCATTATCTTTTACGGTTCCTTCACTTGATAATCACAGAATTGGAGGCTTGAAGGTCTTTAGTGTCTATACAAAACGTGCCAATGATTCTCCTTGGGCTTTACCCGGGCCAATGATTACTAGAGTCACAAATAAGAGTAAGGATATCAAGTTAATCTATGCCCCATCACACTGCGGCATTCCAGCTGAAGGAGAAGACATGATATGGTTAAGCCATTGGAAGTTGGAGGAGGAGGTTCACGTAGATGTCGGCGATAAACTGGTTGTTTCTGTAATTATGGAACCTTGGCTTCAGGTAAAGGAGTTTGGCATCCAGCTTGTGCAACCGCTGCAAAGTACCCAACACCAAACCATTGCTCCTTATCAGCAAGGAGTGCCAGGAGTATACTTGCTCTCACGCAAAAATGTACCCATACAAGATCCGATTTGGTTCAGTAAGATCCTTGGGGACTCTGATGAAGAAGATAGGACAG acaaagaagaagagaaagtacAGGATGAGCAAACAATTGCAGCAGCCATGACAGCCGGCAATATTAACTCCAGAGGCCTCCTCCGTGGCTGGAAAGTGCTCATCACCGCTGCTTGCTTCTTTCTCGTACTTCTCATATCAGTCGCTCTTCTTTACTCTCTCACAGAAAGAAGGGACAGTCTAAAAGCTGTGGATGGATGA